The Acinetobacter sp. GSS19 genome includes a region encoding these proteins:
- the purE gene encoding 5-(carboxyamino)imidazole ribonucleotide mutase, protein MNAVSDAQPLVGIIMGSQSDWATLEHTANMLKQLGVPFEAEVVSAHRTPDRLFEYAETARERGIQVIIAGAGGAAHLPGMCAAKTDLPVLGVPVKSSILNGVDSLLSIVQMPAGIAVGTLAIGPAGASNAAIMAAQILGLTRPEIAKNVADFRAAQTAKVANNNIPGQM, encoded by the coding sequence ATGAATGCGGTCAGCGACGCTCAACCTCTAGTCGGAATTATTATGGGTTCTCAATCAGATTGGGCAACTCTTGAACATACTGCCAATATGCTCAAACAGTTGGGTGTCCCGTTTGAAGCCGAAGTGGTTTCAGCACACCGTACACCGGATCGTCTGTTTGAATATGCTGAAACAGCCCGTGAGCGTGGCATTCAGGTCATTATTGCTGGTGCAGGTGGTGCTGCGCACTTACCTGGCATGTGTGCGGCTAAAACGGATTTGCCTGTACTAGGCGTACCGGTGAAATCTTCGATTTTAAATGGTGTAGATTCTCTGCTTTCAATTGTACAAATGCCTGCTGGTATTGCAGTAGGAACCTTGGCGATTGGTCCAGCAGGTGCGAGCAATGCGGCCATTATGGCAGCGCAGATTTTGGGTTTAACACGTCCTGAAATTGCAAAAAATGTGGCCGATTTCCGCGCAGCACAAACCGCGAAAGTGGCCAACAACAATATTCCGGGTCAAATGTAA
- the dmeF gene encoding CDF family Co(II)/Ni(II) efflux transporter DmeF: MQHSSLSRRHHHRFDEGNPLAQKRILIATILTATMMVVEVLGGWIFNSMALLADGWHMSSHMLALGLAYFAYRAARHYANDARFSFGTWKIEILAGYSSAILLLVVAFFMAFQSIDRLLHPVSIQYNEAISIAIIGLLINLICAWLLHDDGHHHHHHHHHHHHHHHEHGEHDLNQKAAFLHVVADAVTSIFAIIALFAGKYFGWDFLDALLGIVGSLLVGKWAIGLMQETGKTLLDAEMDHPVIAEIREVIDQLPCTVEITDLHVWKVGKGKFSCILALDTQAALDADQVRQVLSIHEELVHISVEINRPALV, translated from the coding sequence CACCATCACCGTTTTGATGAAGGTAACCCCCTTGCACAGAAACGTATTCTCATCGCCACTATTCTAACCGCCACGATGATGGTGGTAGAAGTCTTAGGGGGATGGATCTTTAACTCAATGGCACTTTTGGCGGATGGCTGGCATATGAGTTCGCATATGCTGGCATTGGGCCTGGCTTATTTTGCCTATCGTGCTGCACGTCATTATGCCAATGATGCACGTTTTAGTTTCGGTACATGGAAAATCGAGATTCTTGCCGGGTATAGCAGTGCAATCTTGCTGCTGGTGGTGGCCTTTTTTATGGCTTTTCAGTCCATTGACCGTTTATTGCATCCTGTGAGTATTCAATACAATGAAGCCATTTCCATTGCAATCATTGGTCTGCTGATTAACTTGATTTGTGCCTGGTTGTTGCATGATGATGGCCACCATCACCATCACCATCACCATCACCATCACCATCATCATCATGAGCACGGTGAACATGATCTCAACCAGAAAGCTGCTTTCCTGCACGTGGTGGCTGATGCGGTGACTTCAATTTTCGCGATTATTGCCCTGTTTGCCGGGAAATACTTTGGTTGGGACTTTTTAGATGCCTTGCTCGGGATTGTTGGATCCTTGCTGGTGGGTAAATGGGCCATCGGTTTAATGCAAGAAACCGGCAAGACCTTGCTGGATGCTGAAATGGATCATCCGGTGATTGCTGAAATCCGTGAAGTCATTGATCAGCTACCCTGCACTGTTGAGATCACCGATCTGCATGTCTGGAAAGTTGGTAAGGGCAAATTTTCCTGTATTTTGGCCTTAGATACGCAGGCAGCTTTAGATGCCGATCAGGTCCGTCAAGTACTCTCCATTCATGAAGAACTGGTGCATATTTCGGTCGAAATCAATCGCCCAGCGCTTGTTTGA
- the dnaK gene encoding molecular chaperone DnaK, protein MAKIIGIDLGTTNSCVAVLEGDKVKVIENAEGARTTPSIIAYKDGEILVGQSAKRQAVTNPKNTLFAIKRLIGRRYEDQAVQKDIGLVPYKIIKADNGDAWVEVNDKKLAPQQISAEVLKKMKKTAEDYLGETVTEAVVTVPAYFNDAQRQATKDAGRIAGLDVKRIINEPTAAALAFGMDKKEGDRKIAVYDLGGGTFDVSIIEIADLDGDQQIEVLSTNGDTFLGGEDFDTALIDFLVEEFKKEQNVNLKNDPLALQRLKEAAEKAKIELSSSNATEINLPYITADATGPKHLVINVTRAKLEGLVADLVERTIEPCRIALKDAGLSTSDISDVILVGGQSRMPLVQQKVQEFFGKEPRKDVNPDEAVAIGAAIQGAVLSGDKTDVLLLDVTPLTLGIETMGGVLTPIIEKNTTIPAKKSQVFSTAADNQPAVDISVYQGERKMAQQNKLLGNFQLGDIPPAPRGVPQIEVSFDINADGILKVSAKDKSTGKEQSIQIKANSGLSDAEIEAMIKDAEANAEEDRKFEELAKARNEADALTSSAQKAVKDLGDKVTEDEKTAVNTAVSELEAATKENDVEVIKAKTEALQNILMPITQRAYEQAQQAGGAQGFDPNAFQGGDAGQQKADDGVVDAEFTEVKDDKK, encoded by the coding sequence ATGGCTAAAATCATTGGTATTGACTTAGGTACTACAAACTCATGTGTTGCTGTACTTGAAGGCGACAAAGTTAAAGTGATCGAGAATGCTGAAGGTGCGCGCACCACACCATCGATCATTGCGTACAAAGATGGCGAAATCTTGGTTGGTCAGTCTGCTAAACGTCAGGCAGTGACGAACCCTAAAAATACATTGTTCGCGATCAAACGTTTGATTGGTCGTCGTTATGAAGACCAAGCGGTGCAAAAAGATATCGGCCTTGTACCTTATAAAATCATCAAAGCTGACAATGGTGATGCTTGGGTAGAAGTAAACGACAAGAAACTTGCACCACAACAAATCTCTGCAGAAGTTTTGAAAAAAATGAAAAAAACTGCAGAAGACTATTTGGGTGAAACAGTGACTGAAGCCGTTGTTACTGTACCGGCTTACTTTAACGATGCACAACGTCAAGCAACTAAAGATGCTGGCCGTATCGCGGGTTTAGATGTTAAACGTATCATCAACGAACCAACTGCTGCTGCACTTGCGTTCGGTATGGACAAAAAAGAAGGCGACCGCAAAATCGCAGTGTATGACTTGGGCGGTGGTACTTTTGACGTTTCAATTATCGAAATTGCAGACCTAGATGGCGACCAACAGATCGAAGTATTGTCAACTAACGGTGATACCTTCCTGGGCGGTGAAGACTTCGATACAGCATTGATCGACTTCTTGGTAGAAGAGTTCAAGAAAGAGCAAAATGTGAATCTGAAAAATGATCCACTTGCCTTACAACGTTTAAAAGAAGCTGCTGAAAAAGCCAAAATCGAGCTTTCTTCTTCAAATGCAACTGAAATCAACCTTCCATACATCACCGCTGATGCCACTGGTCCTAAACACTTAGTGATCAACGTAACACGTGCAAAATTGGAAGGTTTGGTTGCTGATCTGGTTGAACGTACAATTGAGCCTTGCCGTATTGCCTTGAAAGACGCTGGTCTGTCAACTTCAGACATTTCAGACGTAATCTTGGTGGGTGGTCAGTCTCGTATGCCACTTGTACAACAAAAAGTACAAGAATTCTTCGGCAAAGAGCCACGTAAAGACGTGAACCCAGACGAAGCAGTTGCGATTGGTGCAGCAATTCAAGGTGCAGTATTGTCTGGTGACAAAACTGACGTATTGCTTCTTGACGTGACTCCGTTAACGTTGGGTATCGAAACCATGGGCGGTGTATTAACACCAATCATCGAGAAAAACACCACGATTCCTGCGAAGAAATCTCAAGTGTTCTCAACTGCAGCAGATAACCAACCTGCCGTAGATATTTCGGTTTACCAAGGTGAACGTAAGATGGCTCAACAAAACAAATTGTTGGGTAACTTCCAGTTGGGCGACATCCCACCTGCACCACGCGGTGTACCGCAAATTGAAGTGTCATTCGACATCAATGCGGATGGTATCTTGAAAGTATCTGCGAAAGACAAGAGCACAGGTAAAGAACAATCTATTCAAATTAAAGCAAACTCTGGTTTGAGCGATGCTGAAATTGAAGCGATGATCAAAGATGCTGAAGCGAATGCTGAAGAAGACCGCAAGTTTGAAGAATTGGCAAAAGCACGTAACGAAGCTGATGCCCTGACTTCAAGTGCACAAAAAGCGGTAAAAGATCTTGGCGACAAGGTGACTGAAGATGAAAAAACAGCAGTGAACACTGCAGTTTCTGAACTTGAAGCAGCAACCAAAGAAAATGATGTAGAAGTCATTAAAGCCAAAACTGAAGCATTACAAAACATCTTGATGCCAATTACCCAACGTGCTTATGAGCAAGCTCAACAAGCCGGTGGTGCACAAGGTTTTGATCCGAATGCATTCCAAGGCGGTGATGCAGGTCAGCAAAAAGCCGATGATGGCGTTGTAGATGCTGAATTCACTGAAGTAAAAGATGACAAAAAATAA
- a CDS encoding TerC family protein, with the protein MESIGNIWLYVIFFSIVAVMLVIDFMGFKQQKDQPVSIKKAAWWSAAWVSVSLLFAGGLWFYLQQSAGLHIANQKTLEFMTGYLLEKSLAIDNVFVWLMIFSAFAIPPALQRQVLLYGVLGAIVLRTIFIFIGAWMVQEFSWILYIFGAFLVYTGFKFLKGQEEDSNIEDMKLLKWLRKHLPITQKLHGNRFFIREQGKLWVTPLFIVLILVEFSDVIFAVDSIPAIFAVTSDPFIVLSANLMAILGLRAMFFLLAGAAVKMHYLPYGLGIILLFIGFKMLMLDLFHVPIWLSLSFIAIVLSITAYLSLRHHQRNTPVQ; encoded by the coding sequence ATGGAATCCATAGGCAATATTTGGCTGTATGTGATTTTTTTCTCGATCGTGGCTGTCATGCTCGTTATTGATTTTATGGGCTTTAAACAGCAGAAGGATCAGCCTGTTTCCATTAAAAAAGCAGCCTGGTGGAGTGCTGCCTGGGTCAGTGTTTCCTTGTTGTTTGCAGGTGGGTTGTGGTTTTATCTACAACAGAGCGCAGGCCTTCACATCGCCAATCAAAAAACGCTGGAATTTATGACCGGTTATTTGCTAGAAAAATCGCTGGCGATCGATAACGTTTTTGTCTGGTTGATGATTTTCTCCGCCTTTGCCATTCCACCTGCCTTACAACGACAGGTACTGCTTTACGGCGTCTTGGGCGCAATCGTGCTGCGAACCATCTTCATTTTTATCGGCGCCTGGATGGTGCAAGAATTTTCCTGGATTCTGTATATCTTCGGAGCTTTCCTGGTCTATACCGGGTTTAAGTTCCTGAAAGGGCAGGAGGAAGACAGCAATATTGAAGATATGAAGCTGTTAAAGTGGCTACGTAAGCATTTACCGATTACGCAGAAACTGCACGGCAACCGCTTTTTTATTCGCGAGCAGGGCAAACTTTGGGTAACCCCTTTGTTTATCGTGCTGATCCTGGTGGAATTCTCTGATGTGATTTTCGCGGTCGATTCGATTCCCGCAATTTTTGCCGTCACCAGCGATCCGTTTATCGTCCTGAGCGCAAACCTGATGGCAATTCTGGGTCTGCGTGCCATGTTCTTCCTGTTGGCAGGTGCAGCGGTAAAAATGCATTATTTACCTTATGGACTCGGAATTATCTTGTTGTTCATCGGGTTTAAGATGCTGATGCTGGATTTGTTCCATGTACCAATCTGGCTATCACTCAGCTTTATCGCGATTGTACTGAGCATTACCGCATATCTGTCACTGCGCCATCACCAACGTAATACACCCGTGCAGTAA
- the hpt gene encoding hypoxanthine phosphoribosyltransferase → MTVPMHVMISAEQIQAKVQELGQQIDAHYAHSDKDLVLIGLLRGSVIFMADLCRSIQKPHELDFMTVSSYGSGTVSSRDVKILKDLDGEIRGKDVLVVEDIIDSGNTLSKVLEILQTRQPNSIELCTLISKPSRREIHLPVRFLGFEVEDKFIVGYGLDYDQKYRHLPFIGEIGL, encoded by the coding sequence ATGACCGTTCCTATGCATGTGATGATTTCTGCTGAGCAGATTCAAGCGAAAGTCCAAGAACTCGGTCAGCAAATTGATGCTCACTATGCGCATAGTGATAAAGATTTGGTGCTGATCGGACTGTTACGTGGCTCTGTCATTTTTATGGCGGACTTGTGCCGTAGCATCCAAAAACCGCATGAACTCGACTTTATGACGGTTTCAAGCTATGGCAGCGGTACCGTTTCTAGCCGTGATGTAAAAATCCTGAAAGATCTTGATGGGGAAATTCGCGGTAAAGATGTTTTGGTCGTAGAAGATATTATCGACTCTGGTAATACCTTAAGCAAAGTATTGGAAATTTTGCAGACACGCCAACCCAACTCGATTGAACTGTGTACCCTAATCAGTAAACCGTCACGCCGTGAAATCCATTTACCGGTACGCTTTCTCGGCTTTGAAGTAGAAGACAAGTTTATCGTGGGTTATGGCCTGGATTACGACCAAAAATATCGTCATTTACCTTTTATCGGTGAAATTGGTTTGTAA
- a CDS encoding DMT family protein — translation MIQEAVAVNQTLIALSFLILSNCFMTLAWYGHLKFLHQAPLWQAILMGWGIAFFEYCFMIPATRLLAQQGWMTGEMKITQEVVTLLVFVPFMLFLFKQPFKLDYLWAALCLCGCVYFIFRNA, via the coding sequence ATGATCCAGGAAGCTGTTGCTGTGAACCAGACCCTCATTGCCTTGAGTTTTTTAATTCTATCCAACTGTTTTATGACTCTGGCCTGGTATGGACACCTTAAATTTTTACATCAGGCTCCCTTATGGCAAGCCATCCTGATGGGTTGGGGTATCGCGTTTTTTGAGTATTGTTTTATGATTCCAGCCACGCGTTTGCTGGCGCAACAAGGCTGGATGACCGGTGAAATGAAAATCACCCAGGAAGTGGTCACCTTACTGGTATTTGTGCCATTTATGCTGTTTCTGTTTAAACAACCGTTTAAGCTGGATTATCTCTGGGCGGCTTTATGTTTATGTGGTTGTGTGTATTTTATTTTCCGTAATGCCTAA
- a CDS encoding lytic murein transglycosylase — translation MRRFIVLCASGLLCWTHAQAELILNGKTLSQSDLLENPRTTSVTNNNFQACLAGLSDQAVASGVVPSRYAQYTRDLTPDYSVIEKLNYQPEFSTPIWDYLSGLVDDERVALGQQKLAQHRAVLNQVAQVYGVAPETVVAVWGVESNFGDIAGKYPLLQALGTLSCEGRRQSYFRSEFFTAMRILQRGDVTQEQLRGSWAGAFGHTQFMPSTYERLAVDFDGDGRRDLVSSTADALASTAHFLQQAGWQSGMPWGFEVKLPANLEIQGEGRRNKKALRYWIDQGVLRADGNTLLQGNLSEQTPAGLMTPAGTNGPAFLVFKNFDALYSYNAAESYALAIAHLSDRLRGQSGFVTPWPTDDAGTSRAERREIQQYLLNKGYDIGEADGLIGDKTRQAIRQEQLRLGLNPTGRAGQQILRTFRNENAQRLMQ, via the coding sequence ATGAGACGTTTTATAGTCTTGTGTGCTTCAGGATTATTGTGTTGGACACACGCTCAGGCCGAATTAATCCTGAATGGCAAAACACTCAGCCAAAGTGATCTATTAGAAAATCCACGCACGACATCCGTGACAAATAATAATTTTCAGGCATGTTTGGCAGGGTTGAGTGATCAGGCAGTGGCCTCAGGGGTCGTGCCAAGCCGTTATGCCCAATACACACGTGATCTGACACCCGATTATTCAGTCATTGAAAAACTCAACTATCAACCGGAGTTTTCTACACCAATTTGGGATTACCTGTCCGGTCTGGTGGATGACGAACGGGTAGCTTTAGGGCAGCAAAAACTGGCACAGCACCGTGCGGTACTGAACCAGGTGGCACAGGTTTATGGTGTAGCGCCTGAAACGGTAGTCGCTGTTTGGGGTGTAGAAAGTAATTTTGGTGATATTGCTGGTAAGTATCCATTGTTACAGGCATTAGGCACGTTGAGTTGTGAAGGACGCCGTCAAAGTTATTTTCGTAGCGAGTTTTTTACCGCTATGCGAATTTTACAGCGAGGTGATGTCACGCAAGAGCAGTTACGTGGCTCTTGGGCTGGCGCATTTGGCCATACCCAATTTATGCCTTCGACCTATGAGCGCTTAGCAGTCGATTTTGATGGAGATGGCCGACGCGATCTCGTCTCTAGCACTGCGGACGCTTTGGCCTCAACAGCCCATTTCTTGCAACAGGCAGGTTGGCAAAGCGGTATGCCGTGGGGTTTTGAAGTTAAATTGCCTGCGAATTTGGAGATACAAGGTGAGGGACGCCGTAATAAGAAAGCTTTGCGTTACTGGATAGATCAAGGTGTACTACGCGCCGATGGAAATACCTTATTGCAAGGTAACCTGTCTGAACAGACACCTGCCGGTCTAATGACGCCTGCCGGTACAAATGGACCAGCCTTTTTAGTTTTCAAAAATTTTGATGCCTTGTACAGCTATAATGCTGCTGAAAGTTATGCCTTGGCGATTGCCCATTTATCAGACCGTTTACGAGGACAAAGTGGTTTTGTTACGCCGTGGCCGACAGATGATGCGGGAACTTCACGTGCAGAACGCCGTGAGATACAGCAGTATTTATTAAATAAAGGCTATGACATTGGTGAGGCAGATGGATTGATCGGTGATAAAACCCGTCAAGCCATCCGTCAGGAGCAGTTGCGTTTAGGTTTAAACCCGACTGGACGGGCAGGCCAGCAGATTTTGCGTACTTTCAGAAATGAAAATGCCCAACGTTTGATGCAGTAA
- the mpl gene encoding UDP-N-acetylmuramate:L-alanyl-gamma-D-glutamyl-meso-diaminopimelate ligase — translation MHLHILGICGTFMGSLALLARELGHTVTGSDQNVYPPMSTQLENAGIALMQGYDRSHLQPHPDLVIVGNAMKRGIDAVEYMLDAGLPYVSGPQFLADHVLQGKHVLGVAGTHGKTTTTTMLAWVLDQAGLNPGFLIGGVPLCFSQSARLGGKYFVVEADEYDSAFFDKRSKFVHYHPRTAILNNLEFDHADIFDDLAAIQKQFHHLVRTIPSQGRIIAPITETNIDEVLAMGCWTPVVRTSLQPHPQAALSAELIALDGSHFKVLEQGNVQGEVCWSMTGQHSVANALATIAAAQHVGVSIAQACEALSNFAGVKRRMELLGTIRGVEVYDDFAHHPTAIETTLDGARKRLGERRLWAIIEPRSNTMRMGSHKDGLAHSARLADEVIWYQPEGLDWDLQPVIDSAPNSAQVSRSLDEIIQRIVNEAQEGDAIVIMSNGGFGGLHQKLITALKG, via the coding sequence ATGCATCTGCATATTTTGGGAATTTGTGGCACTTTTATGGGCTCTTTGGCCTTGCTTGCACGTGAACTGGGCCACACCGTGACCGGCTCGGACCAAAATGTTTACCCTCCAATGTCGACTCAGCTGGAAAATGCAGGGATTGCCTTAATGCAAGGTTATGACCGCAGCCATTTGCAACCTCATCCGGATCTGGTGATCGTTGGTAATGCCATGAAACGCGGTATTGATGCTGTGGAATATATGCTGGATGCCGGCTTACCTTATGTGTCCGGCCCTCAATTCCTGGCTGATCACGTGTTGCAAGGCAAACACGTCCTAGGCGTCGCGGGTACACATGGTAAAACCACCACGACGACCATGCTGGCCTGGGTACTCGATCAGGCCGGTCTCAACCCGGGCTTTCTGATTGGCGGCGTACCACTATGTTTTAGCCAGAGTGCACGTTTGGGCGGAAAATACTTTGTGGTCGAAGCCGATGAATACGATTCGGCATTCTTTGATAAACGTTCCAAATTTGTGCATTACCATCCCCGTACCGCAATTCTCAACAACCTGGAATTTGACCACGCCGACATTTTTGATGATCTGGCAGCCATTCAGAAACAATTCCATCACTTGGTACGTACCATTCCAAGCCAAGGCCGTATTATTGCGCCTATTACTGAAACGAATATCGATGAAGTGTTGGCAATGGGTTGCTGGACTCCGGTCGTCCGCACCAGTTTACAGCCTCATCCGCAAGCCGCGCTTTCTGCTGAATTGATTGCGCTGGATGGCAGCCATTTCAAAGTGTTGGAGCAGGGCAATGTACAAGGTGAAGTCTGCTGGAGCATGACGGGTCAGCATAGCGTTGCCAATGCACTTGCCACGATTGCAGCTGCACAGCACGTTGGTGTTTCGATTGCACAGGCATGCGAAGCGCTGTCGAATTTCGCAGGCGTCAAGCGTCGTATGGAGCTGTTAGGTACGATTCGGGGTGTCGAGGTATATGATGACTTTGCCCATCATCCAACCGCGATTGAAACCACACTGGATGGTGCACGTAAACGCCTTGGTGAACGCCGTCTATGGGCGATTATTGAACCACGTTCAAATACCATGCGTATGGGCAGCCATAAGGACGGTCTGGCACATTCGGCACGTCTAGCCGATGAAGTGATCTGGTATCAGCCAGAAGGACTGGACTGGGATTTACAGCCCGTTATTGACTCAGCTCCGAATTCTGCACAGGTCAGCCGTTCTTTGGACGAGATTATTCAGCGTATCGTCAATGAAGCACAAGAAGGGGACGCCATAGTGATTATGTCGAATGGTGGTTTTGGTGGACTCCATCAGAAACTGATCACGGCTTTAAAAGGCTAA
- a CDS encoding GNAT family N-acetyltransferase, whose protein sequence is MDIQHSENQQQGEFFMERDGRRVGELTYAWRSPDQFVIDHTWVCPSMRGHGVARQLLDAAVAFARDKQVKIIPVCSYVVVMFQREASFADVWAK, encoded by the coding sequence ATGGATATTCAGCACAGTGAAAATCAGCAGCAAGGTGAGTTTTTTATGGAGCGTGATGGGCGCCGTGTAGGCGAACTCACCTATGCGTGGCGCAGTCCGGATCAGTTTGTGATTGATCACACCTGGGTATGCCCTTCCATGCGCGGTCATGGCGTTGCCCGGCAGTTATTGGATGCTGCTGTTGCATTTGCCCGTGACAAGCAAGTCAAGATTATTCCGGTTTGTTCTTATGTGGTGGTGATGTTTCAGCGCGAGGCCAGTTTTGCGGATGTCTGGGCGAAATGA
- a CDS encoding 5-(carboxyamino)imidazole ribonucleotide synthase — MNKTIGIFGGGQLGRMMAQAALPLNIQCTFYEASNDCPSAALGPVFSSQTENGLAEFMASADVFSLEFENTPLADVDVLTQSKTLHPPRQALATAQNRLLEKSLFDQLGIPVAPYRAVNSLETLHAAVTELGLPLVLKTATGGYDGKGQFVLRTQDQIEQAWAELGPAGSLIAESFVNFSREVSIIAVRGQNGEVKTWPLAENHHHNGILSHSIVPAPNSADLQPFAQEYITRLLNHLNYVGVLTLELFVTEKGLYANEMAPRVHNSGHWSIEGAVCSQFENHIRAVAGLPLGSTDVVRPTVMVNIIGQHPKSEDVLALNGAHLHLYNKTERQGRKLGHITLMPVDSSELTTLCRALAKILPEPLALTQDMSI, encoded by the coding sequence ATGAATAAAACCATCGGTATTTTTGGTGGCGGCCAGTTGGGTCGTATGATGGCGCAAGCTGCATTACCACTGAATATTCAATGTACCTTCTATGAAGCGAGTAATGACTGCCCTTCTGCAGCTTTAGGTCCAGTTTTCTCCAGTCAGACAGAAAATGGTTTGGCGGAATTTATGGCCAGTGCGGATGTCTTCAGTCTGGAATTTGAAAATACGCCGTTAGCTGATGTGGATGTTTTGACACAAAGCAAAACGTTGCATCCACCGCGTCAGGCATTGGCAACTGCTCAAAACCGACTGCTGGAAAAAAGCCTGTTTGATCAGCTCGGAATTCCGGTTGCACCGTATCGTGCTGTAAATTCACTGGAAACTTTGCATGCCGCCGTGACTGAACTGGGTTTACCTTTAGTGCTAAAAACTGCGACAGGCGGTTATGATGGCAAAGGCCAGTTCGTATTGCGCACTCAGGATCAGATTGAGCAGGCTTGGGCAGAGCTTGGTCCTGCCGGTAGTCTGATTGCTGAAAGTTTTGTGAACTTTTCCCGTGAAGTTTCTATTATTGCGGTACGTGGACAAAATGGTGAAGTAAAAACCTGGCCATTGGCAGAAAACCATCACCATAATGGCATTCTGTCGCATTCGATTGTACCGGCACCAAATAGTGCGGATTTACAACCGTTTGCTCAAGAGTACATCACTCGCCTGCTCAATCACTTGAATTATGTGGGTGTATTGACTTTAGAGCTGTTTGTGACTGAAAAAGGCTTATATGCCAATGAAATGGCGCCACGTGTGCATAATTCCGGTCACTGGTCGATTGAAGGTGCTGTTTGTTCGCAGTTTGAAAACCACATTCGTGCCGTTGCTGGCCTGCCACTTGGCTCAACAGATGTGGTTCGTCCAACCGTGATGGTGAATATCATTGGTCAGCATCCGAAGTCTGAAGATGTATTGGCTTTAAATGGTGCCCATTTGCACTTGTATAACAAAACTGAACGTCAAGGCCGTAAACTAGGTCATATTACTTTGATGCCTGTGGATAGCTCGGAATTAACCACTTTATGCCGTGCACTGGCGAAGATCCTGCCAGAACCATTGGCTTTGACTCAAGATATGAGCATCTAA
- a CDS encoding GlsB/YeaQ/YmgE family stress response membrane protein, translating to MWSLIVAIVVGFVAGLVARALHPGDDKAGFLMTTLLGIGGSLLATYTGRALGWYDANSAAGFIASVIGAVIILLIYNLISNRRRV from the coding sequence ATGTGGTCATTGATTGTTGCGATTGTGGTGGGTTTTGTTGCCGGTTTAGTGGCGCGTGCCTTGCACCCTGGAGATGATAAAGCCGGATTTTTAATGACGACCCTGCTCGGGATTGGCGGTTCACTGCTAGCAACTTATACTGGACGTGCACTCGGTTGGTATGATGCCAATTCTGCCGCAGGCTTTATTGCGTCCGTGATCGGTGCTGTGATTATCCTGCTGATTTATAATTTGATCAGCAATCGTCGCCGGGTTTAA
- a CDS encoding DsbC family protein, producing the protein MMKKLGLLAVTLMLTTHSTFADVTSLKVKLQQQYPALKIENLQKTEMPGLYSATFEDQVVYLDESGQYLLAGSMIRLKDQKNLTRDLILQQNQVDWKSLPLKNAIKTVRGTGKRQLAVFSDPNCPYCKRLEAELAKLTDVTIYTFIYPLKPQSMTVSKQVWCDKNPSQAWSNLLQKNITPSTTASCSTPLEQNLKLGERLGVEGTPTLILSNGFKLTGAYPAEQIEQIWKEFNL; encoded by the coding sequence ATGATGAAAAAACTCGGCCTGCTTGCAGTGACATTGATGCTCACGACTCACAGTACTTTTGCGGATGTCACCAGCTTAAAAGTCAAATTGCAGCAGCAATATCCCGCTTTAAAAATTGAAAACCTACAAAAAACCGAGATGCCTGGATTGTATAGCGCCACGTTTGAAGATCAGGTGGTGTATCTCGATGAATCGGGGCAATATCTGCTAGCCGGATCCATGATTCGTTTGAAAGATCAAAAGAACCTGACCCGTGATTTGATCTTGCAACAAAACCAGGTGGACTGGAAAAGCTTACCGCTGAAAAATGCCATCAAAACCGTACGAGGCACTGGGAAACGCCAGTTAGCAGTCTTTTCTGACCCAAATTGCCCATATTGTAAACGTCTTGAGGCGGAGCTGGCCAAACTGACGGACGTTACGATTTATACTTTTATTTACCCATTAAAACCACAGTCCATGACGGTGTCTAAACAGGTGTGGTGTGATAAAAATCCAAGCCAGGCCTGGAGCAACTTGCTACAAAAAAATATCACACCGAGTACCACAGCCAGTTGTAGCACACCTTTAGAGCAGAACCTCAAGCTGGGTGAACGTTTAGGGGTAGAAGGTACGCCAACCCTGATCCTGTCTAATGGTTTTAAACTGACGGGTGCCTACCCTGCTGAACAGATTGAACAGATATGGAAAGAATTTAATCTGTGA